From a single Intestinibaculum porci genomic region:
- a CDS encoding diacylglycerol/lipid kinase family protein has translation MKHVFLIKPVKDTYDTHPFVPVIKEIMKDYDYEIHFSAYKDHVREIIAQYPEKTRFYSVGGDGFLNQIIQALVSTKHEIVVLPFGTGNDFVRLIHHHQNAATILKESLHHQPTPIDTILVNDAHYYVNVGCFGIDACIANTVHLHNDIKVPKKSAYLYSLLKNIRSYPFYDVKIETEGELFYHGPVTLCACCNGRYYGGGFEISPKSYLNDGYMDLIILPKIRKITAPLYFSQIVTKRLTDNEKTFHKKVKKCTVYTPAAMNLDGEEIVASSYHLRLIEKSLNLIL, from the coding sequence ATGAAACATGTCTTTCTCATTAAACCCGTTAAGGATACGTATGATACCCATCCTTTTGTCCCGGTGATTAAAGAGATCATGAAAGATTATGATTATGAGATACATTTCAGTGCTTATAAAGATCATGTCCGTGAGATTATTGCCCAGTATCCAGAAAAAACCCGCTTTTACAGTGTCGGCGGCGACGGCTTTCTTAATCAGATCATTCAGGCTTTAGTTAGCACAAAACATGAAATTGTGGTGCTTCCTTTTGGCACCGGCAATGATTTTGTCCGTTTGATTCATCATCATCAAAATGCCGCAACGATTCTCAAGGAAAGCTTACATCATCAACCGACCCCGATTGATACGATTTTAGTCAACGATGCGCATTATTATGTCAATGTCGGCTGTTTTGGCATTGATGCCTGCATCGCTAATACCGTCCATCTTCATAATGATATTAAGGTCCCCAAAAAGAGTGCTTATCTCTATTCACTGCTTAAAAACATACGCAGTTATCCCTTCTATGATGTCAAAATCGAAACCGAAGGGGAGCTCTTCTATCATGGACCGGTCACGTTATGTGCCTGTTGTAACGGCCGTTATTATGGCGGCGGTTTTGAGATTTCGCCCAAGAGTTATCTCAATGATGGTTATATGGATCTCATTATTTTACCTAAGATCAGAAAAATCACTGCGCCGCTTTATTTTTCTCAGATCGTTACGAAACGTCTAACGGATAACGAAAAGACCTTCCATAAGAAGGTCAAGAAATGCACCGTTTATACGCCGGCCGCAATGAATCTTGATGGGGAGGAAATAGTCGCTTCTTCTTACCATCTCAGACTCATTGAAAAATCGCTTAATCTGATTCTGTAA
- the tnpA gene encoding IS200/IS605 family transposase produces MRNGDQYHSAAHCRYLTQYHIIWCPKFRYSVLGDEAGDMLKKILADICSKYSYSIKALEVMPDHIHIFVDCPQTVAPCDIVRTLKSLSAVEMFRAFPKLKRFYAKCGKLWSDGYFISTVGHISETTVQKYIEEQKSHERKKEM; encoded by the coding sequence ATGAGAAACGGTGATCAGTATCACAGCGCAGCACACTGCCGGTATCTGACACAGTACCATATTATATGGTGCCCAAAATTCAGATATTCAGTGCTCGGCGATGAAGCCGGAGACATGCTCAAGAAAATACTTGCAGACATTTGCAGCAAATACAGCTACAGCATTAAAGCGCTGGAAGTCATGCCTGACCACATTCATATTTTTGTGGACTGCCCCCAGACTGTAGCGCCGTGCGACATAGTCAGAACCCTCAAATCATTAAGTGCAGTTGAAATGTTCAGAGCCTTTCCCAAACTGAAGCGTTTTTATGCGAAATGCGGGAAACTGTGGTCTGACGGATATTTTATATCAACTGTCGGTCATATAAGCGAAACGACGGTTCAAAAATATATAGAGGAGCAGAAGAGCCATGAGAGAAAGAAAGAAATGTAA
- a CDS encoding ABC transporter ATP-binding protein, with protein sequence MYWKKFIHPYRYKAVIGFIFKLAEALLELCVPMVIAQLVDNGVAKGDTHYIMMCAIKLFGLAMAGYACALVCQYFASVTSQGFGTLMRKDMFEAINAYDYDNLDEMGTPTLITRITSDVNQMQDLVAMTIRLVSRSPFLIVGSLVAAFLINVQVAIIFLVISPLIALSIYLVMSHTQPLYMKVQHILDQVSLITRENLSGVRVIRAFNKQSSEVARFDQTTEAQRNEQVHAGNIAALLNPATTIIVNVGIIFILYVSGMKINAGSLSQGDVIALINYMNQILLSMYVFSNVILLYIKGSASYKRISQVLDTKPSFTQGEKEAPASYTHMITFEHVSFSYQESDALTDVSFTIKPHQTIGIIGGTGSGKSTLVNLIPRFYEAQKGRITIKDQDIKDYTFAALRKMIGFVPQAATLFSGTIRENLLWGNKEASEEDIQKALEISQAKEIVDKMKEGLDTRIEASGKNVSGGQRQRLTIARALVRQPEILILDDSASALDFATDAKLRRALKTLDTTTIIVSQRVSALRHADAIIVLDHGAVSAIGSHDTLMQTSSLYQEIVHSQEEGDTHEA encoded by the coding sequence ATGTACTGGAAGAAATTTATTCATCCATATCGCTATAAAGCGGTTATTGGGTTTATCTTTAAATTAGCTGAAGCTCTACTGGAATTATGTGTTCCAATGGTGATCGCTCAGCTCGTTGACAACGGCGTCGCTAAAGGCGACACTCATTATATTATGATGTGTGCGATCAAGCTTTTTGGCTTAGCGATGGCAGGCTATGCCTGCGCGCTGGTTTGTCAGTATTTCGCTTCTGTCACCTCACAGGGATTTGGTACCCTGATGCGTAAGGACATGTTCGAAGCGATCAATGCCTATGATTATGACAACTTAGATGAAATGGGGACCCCAACCCTCATTACCCGTATCACCAGTGATGTCAATCAGATGCAGGATTTAGTGGCGATGACCATTCGTTTGGTGTCACGTTCACCATTCTTAATTGTCGGTTCCTTAGTGGCTGCTTTCTTAATCAATGTCCAGGTGGCCATTATTTTCTTAGTCATTTCACCATTAATCGCCTTATCGATTTATTTGGTTATGTCCCATACTCAGCCGCTTTATATGAAAGTGCAGCACATCCTCGATCAGGTTTCCCTGATTACCAGAGAAAACTTATCCGGCGTTCGTGTCATTCGCGCTTTTAATAAACAGAGCAGTGAAGTCGCACGTTTTGATCAGACGACCGAAGCGCAGCGAAATGAGCAGGTGCACGCTGGGAATATTGCGGCTTTACTTAATCCAGCTACAACCATTATTGTCAATGTTGGAATCATCTTCATCTTATATGTCTCAGGGATGAAGATTAATGCCGGTTCATTAAGTCAGGGCGATGTGATTGCCTTAATCAATTACATGAACCAGATTCTTTTATCCATGTATGTCTTTTCAAATGTCATTTTACTCTATATTAAAGGTTCGGCGTCTTATAAACGAATCAGCCAGGTGTTGGATACGAAGCCTTCCTTTACCCAAGGAGAAAAAGAAGCGCCTGCTTCTTATACTCATATGATTACTTTTGAGCATGTGTCTTTCTCTTATCAGGAAAGTGATGCTTTAACTGATGTCAGCTTTACCATTAAGCCGCATCAGACAATCGGTATCATCGGCGGGACCGGTTCGGGAAAATCAACCTTAGTCAATCTGATTCCGCGTTTCTATGAAGCCCAGAAAGGTCGTATTACGATCAAAGATCAGGATATCAAAGATTATACTTTTGCGGCTTTAAGAAAGATGATTGGTTTCGTTCCCCAGGCTGCTACATTATTTAGCGGTACGATCCGGGAAAATCTCCTGTGGGGGAATAAAGAAGCTTCTGAAGAAGACATTCAAAAAGCCTTAGAAATCTCGCAGGCGAAGGAAATCGTTGATAAGATGAAGGAAGGGTTAGATACGCGCATCGAAGCGAGTGGGAAAAACGTTTCCGGCGGTCAGCGACAGCGTTTAACCATTGCCCGGGCTTTAGTCCGTCAACCAGAAATCTTAATTTTAGATGACTCCGCGAGTGCTTTAGACTTTGCGACTGATGCGAAATTACGTCGCGCTCTCAAAACGTTAGATACAACCACCATTATCGTTTCGCAGCGTGTCTCTGCTTTGCGCCATGCCGATGCAATTATTGTCTTAGATCATGGGGCTGTTTCAGCGATTGGCTCACACGATACACTCATGCAGACAAGCAGCCTCTATCAGGAAATTGTCCATTCACAGGAAGAAGGTGACACTCATGAAGCATAA
- a CDS encoding Ig-like domain-containing protein: MTKPVTGKAYTTSTKKTVIGKKNITLKAPEKGQVKWQTSNKKVATVSKGKVKIKGYGTVKIEAKVNGHTYTYILNVKKPMLKVNKKKVTLKKGKSLKIKAQSNGKVKWTSQNKKIAKVVQGRIKGLKKGSTTIIASVSGVKVKIKVTVK, translated from the coding sequence GTGACTAAACCGGTGACCGGCAAAGCTTATACGACGAGCACTAAGAAAACTGTGATTGGGAAGAAGAATATTACACTCAAAGCGCCAGAAAAAGGGCAGGTAAAATGGCAGACAAGTAATAAGAAAGTGGCCACAGTAAGCAAAGGTAAAGTTAAGATCAAAGGCTATGGCACAGTGAAGATTGAGGCTAAAGTCAATGGTCATACTTATACTTATATATTGAATGTAAAGAAACCGATGTTAAAGGTGAATAAGAAAAAGGTTACTTTGAAAAAAGGGAAGAGTCTTAAGATCAAGGCGCAAAGTAATGGAAAAGTGAAATGGACCTCACAGAATAAAAAGATTGCGAAGGTTGTGCAAGGCAGGATCAAGGGGCTAAAGAAAGGATCTACGACGATTATTGCCTCAGTCAGTGGTGTAAAAGTAAAAATTAAAGTAACCGTCAAGTAA
- a CDS encoding CAP domain-containing protein, protein MKKWIGLLVSLLMVLSVCMPAYAQENENMDVKTTITYSQSEALSMLKMMNDWRNAGAWYYQEDGSKADTGALPSLSYDDELESIAMTRAKQIAILFAHQQPDGQDIFALSNRLHGENIAAGTGINAAEAFEKWKEEDQPFDGQGHRRNVLATDFQSVGIGHVTINGVDCWVQDFSAFPCQSEMKSAARDDIVMQRYRFQKVRLPA, encoded by the coding sequence ATGAAGAAATGGATAGGACTTCTCGTCAGCTTACTGATGGTTTTATCAGTATGTATGCCTGCTTACGCTCAAGAGAATGAGAATATGGATGTCAAGACGACCATTACCTATAGTCAAAGTGAGGCATTGTCGATGTTAAAAATGATGAATGACTGGCGTAATGCCGGCGCCTGGTATTACCAGGAAGATGGTTCAAAAGCTGATACGGGGGCATTGCCATCGTTATCTTATGATGATGAATTAGAAAGCATTGCGATGACGCGGGCTAAACAGATCGCCATCCTATTTGCTCATCAGCAGCCTGATGGACAGGATATCTTTGCCTTAAGTAACAGACTTCATGGTGAAAATATTGCGGCCGGCACCGGCATTAACGCTGCCGAGGCGTTTGAAAAGTGGAAGGAAGAAGATCAGCCTTTTGACGGACAGGGCCATCGTCGTAACGTGTTAGCGACTGACTTTCAGTCCGTTGGGATTGGTCATGTGACCATTAATGGGGTTGACTGCTGGGTTCAGGATTTTAGTGCTTTTCCATGCCAAAGTGAAATGAAGAGCGCAGCTCGTGATGATATAGTCATGCAACGTTATCGATTCCAAAAAGTCAGATTGCCGGCTTAA
- a CDS encoding arsenate reductase family protein has protein sequence MLVMQYPKCTTCKKALKWLDNHGITYESRDIKENNPTAEELKDWYQRSGMPLTKFFNTRGTLYREMHLKTKLPTMSEEDMIQLLATDGMLVKRPLVILDDQVLIGFNEKTWSETLL, from the coding sequence ATGTTAGTCATGCAATATCCCAAATGTACAACATGTAAGAAAGCATTAAAATGGTTAGATAATCATGGCATCACCTATGAAAGCCGTGATATTAAAGAAAACAATCCCACCGCTGAGGAATTAAAAGACTGGTATCAGCGCAGCGGGATGCCTTTAACGAAATTCTTCAATACTCGCGGCACCTTATATCGTGAGATGCACTTAAAAACCAAACTGCCAACAATGAGTGAAGAAGACATGATCCAGTTATTAGCCACCGATGGTATGTTAGTGAAACGTCCGTTAGTCATCTTAGATGATCAGGTGCTCATTGGCTTTAATGAAAAAACATGGAGTGAAACGCTACTTTAA
- a CDS encoding UvrD-helicase domain-containing protein — MPFNKEQQAAIDARGKTILVSAPAGSGKTRILVSRMDSLIKNDGYDMHAFLVLTFTDAAGQEMKQRLNIQLHEDLHDPSLTESQRAHILTCIEQLPHAYMTTFDSFCKSLLEKYGYLVDVMPGFSVESTPDLLKSQILDECIETWIHEEAFIDYMKRHNTQNNFDSFKESLLSYDNTTNSYVSFVDTLEAFYEKYYQFDDMNDAQIFKLMQPLYVESLQDAISAFNTLQMFAEKHHLESFTAENEEGLSVAGSLYNFLSEHLQAFSQPQTYDTFNSLLADKPMKAPRMDWDGVEPAIRKEFTSLKNNVLAPYKKMKEDLAIEDEEAFKEILQMSYKDIYYILGRGGLLERFHEAYSAAKKKKGILDFHDLEAYATALLSEDLPVLATLNNTFKEIMLDEYQDTNQIQENLVTRIAGQAGLPGYKEIPMFMVGDMKQSIYRFRQADPRIFKEKFDTYKAYDEATDQDTHIRIDLRFNYRSEKAVLDSINYIFDSIMDTSIGGLEYYRDEFAILRYDHQAKGKTLAELEPLHDFDSEILLAMNHNHKEHTKSELEAHMVAQKILTMCHQGYHYRDFCVLMRNASDFITYKKVFESYGINANITLSKGLLSGIEVLSMKALLTTLVNPYDDIAMVSVLHNHFIFSQFDENKLLEIRQFDEPMHSVYEDLLAHRDDSQVASFLEAFETLRKYTYSHSPYEILKACFEATGYRNFVAALINGEQRVANLDTLLELARSVSDDYPYLKDFVDFLDSGIEKSPGKISSDDTNAVEFMTIHKSKGLQFKVVFVSGLHHQFNAADERNNLLLDQDKGIASTLRFYKDSKEYGQVLCALDHPYRALIGKYIHKEAINEEMRILYVALTRAESKLIMTGVLDDEKKLYSLAKQVQANDTDESVKDVVYNHKLRSSRNYLDWILMACMRHEDVISDLVNAYPDLAPDLKLNRKKFAGLYNEHTRLARFHLAISHYDDIFANASTMSHPQIANRYEEVAPYYTYAYPYPDQQRSVAVTTLQALEDEKHFDYLDGDTLTREEATSLGTLVHNVLSYLSFKNDNIKDLIEALNQAGMFTSQEYALITNYAPHIQNFIESPIYQEAALAKAIYKEKMFRFKEAQVINGIFDLVFVSDDHITVLDYKTDHISKSNKKSSLIKKHQLQLDYYKKVLQEYFHQDVKGYVYYLETNQCVEV, encoded by the coding sequence ATGCCTTTCAATAAAGAACAGCAGGCCGCTATCGATGCCCGCGGTAAAACCATTTTAGTTTCCGCCCCTGCCGGCAGCGGGAAAACCCGTATCTTAGTCTCCCGGATGGATAGTCTGATCAAAAATGATGGCTATGATATGCATGCCTTCCTCGTTTTAACATTCACTGATGCAGCCGGTCAGGAAATGAAGCAGCGACTCAATATCCAGCTTCACGAAGATCTTCATGATCCTTCCCTAACTGAGAGTCAAAGAGCCCATATTCTCACCTGCATCGAGCAGCTGCCTCATGCTTATATGACAACCTTTGACTCATTCTGTAAATCACTCTTAGAGAAATATGGTTATCTCGTTGATGTCATGCCTGGCTTCAGCGTCGAAAGTACCCCTGACTTATTAAAAAGTCAGATCTTAGATGAGTGTATTGAAACCTGGATTCACGAAGAGGCCTTCATTGATTATATGAAACGCCATAATACCCAGAATAACTTCGACAGCTTTAAGGAGTCCTTATTATCTTATGATAATACCACTAACTCTTATGTCAGCTTTGTCGATACCTTAGAAGCGTTCTATGAAAAATATTATCAATTTGACGATATGAATGATGCGCAGATCTTTAAACTGATGCAGCCTTTATATGTCGAAAGTCTGCAGGATGCCATCAGCGCTTTTAATACCTTACAGATGTTCGCAGAAAAACATCACTTAGAGAGCTTTACCGCCGAAAATGAAGAGGGACTCTCCGTTGCTGGAAGTCTCTATAACTTCCTCAGTGAACACTTGCAGGCGTTCTCCCAGCCCCAGACCTATGATACTTTCAACAGTTTATTGGCGGATAAACCAATGAAAGCCCCGCGCATGGACTGGGACGGCGTAGAACCAGCGATCAGGAAAGAATTCACCAGTTTAAAAAACAATGTCTTAGCCCCTTATAAAAAGATGAAAGAAGACTTAGCCATTGAAGATGAAGAAGCCTTCAAAGAAATCTTACAGATGTCCTACAAAGATATTTATTATATCTTAGGACGAGGCGGATTATTAGAACGCTTCCACGAAGCGTACAGCGCCGCTAAAAAGAAAAAAGGCATCTTAGACTTCCATGACCTAGAAGCCTATGCGACCGCTTTATTAAGCGAAGACTTACCCGTCCTCGCTACTCTTAATAACACTTTTAAAGAAATCATGCTTGATGAATATCAGGATACCAACCAGATTCAGGAAAACCTTGTCACCCGCATTGCCGGCCAGGCCGGCTTACCAGGCTACAAAGAAATTCCGATGTTCATGGTTGGCGATATGAAACAATCGATCTATCGTTTCCGTCAGGCTGATCCGCGAATCTTCAAAGAAAAGTTTGATACTTATAAAGCTTATGATGAAGCGACTGATCAGGATACACATATCCGTATTGATTTACGATTTAACTATCGTAGTGAAAAAGCCGTCCTGGATAGTATCAACTACATCTTTGATTCGATTATGGATACATCCATTGGCGGCCTGGAATACTATCGAGATGAATTTGCGATCTTACGTTATGATCATCAGGCCAAAGGTAAAACCTTAGCGGAGTTAGAACCGCTTCATGATTTTGATTCCGAGATCCTCTTAGCGATGAATCATAATCATAAGGAACATACGAAATCCGAATTAGAAGCCCATATGGTAGCCCAGAAGATTCTCACCATGTGCCATCAAGGCTATCACTATCGCGACTTCTGCGTGTTAATGCGTAATGCCTCTGACTTTATTACTTATAAGAAAGTCTTTGAAAGCTATGGCATCAATGCAAATATCACGTTATCTAAAGGCCTGTTAAGCGGGATTGAAGTTTTATCTATGAAAGCTTTACTGACAACGTTAGTGAATCCTTATGATGATATTGCGATGGTCAGTGTCTTACACAATCACTTTATCTTCTCGCAGTTTGATGAAAACAAACTGTTAGAAATCCGTCAGTTTGATGAGCCGATGCATTCCGTCTATGAGGACTTATTGGCACATCGCGATGACTCACAGGTTGCCTCTTTCTTAGAAGCTTTTGAAACATTACGTAAATATACATACAGCCATTCACCTTATGAGATCCTCAAAGCCTGCTTTGAAGCAACTGGTTATCGTAACTTTGTGGCAGCCTTAATTAACGGCGAGCAGCGCGTGGCCAACTTAGATACCTTATTAGAATTAGCCCGCAGTGTCTCGGATGATTATCCATACCTTAAAGACTTTGTAGATTTCTTAGATAGCGGAATTGAAAAATCACCAGGTAAGATTTCCAGTGATGATACCAACGCCGTTGAATTCATGACGATTCATAAATCCAAAGGGTTACAGTTTAAAGTTGTCTTTGTATCCGGCTTACATCATCAGTTCAATGCGGCTGATGAACGTAATAACTTACTGCTTGATCAGGATAAAGGCATCGCCTCGACGCTGCGTTTCTATAAAGACTCTAAAGAATATGGACAGGTCTTATGTGCCTTAGATCATCCCTATCGCGCCCTCATTGGCAAATACATTCATAAAGAAGCGATCAATGAAGAAATGCGTATCTTATACGTTGCGTTAACCCGTGCTGAATCAAAACTTATTATGACCGGGGTTCTTGATGATGAAAAGAAACTCTATAGCCTCGCTAAACAAGTTCAGGCCAATGATACTGATGAATCCGTTAAGGATGTTGTTTATAATCATAAACTGCGCTCTTCTCGTAACTATTTAGACTGGATCCTCATGGCTTGTATGCGTCATGAAGATGTGATCAGCGATTTGGTGAACGCTTATCCTGATTTAGCGCCTGACTTAAAGTTAAATCGCAAGAAATTCGCTGGTTTATACAATGAACATACCCGTTTAGCACGTTTCCACTTAGCGATTTCCCATTATGATGATATCTTTGCGAATGCCTCTACGATGAGTCATCCCCAGATTGCGAATCGCTATGAAGAAGTGGCTCCTTACTATACATATGCCTATCCTTATCCGGATCAGCAGCGCTCGGTCGCGGTCACTACTCTGCAGGCCTTAGAAGATGAAAAACACTTTGATTACCTCGATGGTGATACCCTGACAAGAGAAGAAGCAACCAGCTTAGGGACTCTCGTCCATAATGTCTTATCTTATTTATCATTTAAAAATGATAATATCAAAGACTTAATTGAAGCGTTAAACCAGGCCGGCATGTTTACTTCGCAGGAATATGCCTTAATCACAAACTATGCGCCGCATATTCAAAACTTCATCGAAAGTCCGATCTATCAGGAAGCAGCCTTAGCCAAGGCTATTTATAAAGAAAAGATGTTCCGCTTCAAAGAAGCTCAGGTTATTAATGGGATCTTCGACTTAGTCTTTGTCAGTGATGATCATATTACCGTCTTAGACTATAAAACAGATCATATTTCTAAATCTAATAAAAAGTCTTCCCTCATTAAAAAACATCAGTTACAATTAGATTACTACAAGAAAGTATTACAGGAATACTTTCATCAGGATGTCAAAGGGTATGTTTATTACCTTGAGACAAATCAATGTGTGGAGGTCTAA
- a CDS encoding CBS domain-containing protein: MPKLGFAMNVDPSTRPISALACYDVVASTGKVVTPSLKVKKALISGNVSVAPLLTCPA, from the coding sequence TTGCCTAAATTAGGATTTGCAATGAACGTTGACCCTTCAACGCGGCCTATTTCCGCATTAGCCTGCTATGATGTCGTCGCCTCAACCGGTAAAGTGGTAACTCCATCCTTGAAGGTCAAAAAGGCTTTAATTTCCGGTAATGTAAGTGTTGCTCCGCTATTAACCTGTCCAGCGTAA
- a CDS encoding ABC transporter ATP-binding protein: MKHKSTLHRLLAFVAPYKKFWIMALICSAVNIIFTLWTPVLIGQAIDTMLGKGKVHFPILFTKIGLIAFSTAMTALFGLLVVRFSNKMTYNITRDLRNQLFDKYHHLPLSFIDSHSHGDLMDRMIADIDLISDGLLQGFTNLFSGVATIIGTIGFMLAINVKVALVVIVLTPLSLIVSSMIATRVYKYFQVQLKIRGELSGYVEEMIGSQKVVTAFFHEEENKQDFDEINQRLFISGVKSQFFGALVNPTTRFVNAIVYGSVAIFGAFTVLSGGLTVGALSSFLTYANQYTKPFNDISNVFTQLETALACADRVFDILDQDDLVEPSQPQIDENPRGSIHINDLKFSYTPSQHLIEDFNLHVHPGQTIAIVGPTGCGKTTLINLLMRFYDPKAGEIMIDGINTMNMRRHDLRAMYGMVLQDSWLFKGTIKDNIAFGSDHPTDEAIIEAAKNAHAHKFIMQLKDGYNAMLSEEGSNLSQGQRQLLCIARIMLADPPMLILDEATSSIDTRTERQIQDAFDTMMEGRTTFIVAHRLSTIQKADQIVVMRDGHIVEQGTHQSLLKKKGFYSKLYYSQFDTTHM; the protein is encoded by the coding sequence ATGAAGCATAAATCAACATTACATCGTTTATTAGCGTTTGTCGCGCCTTATAAAAAATTCTGGATCATGGCTTTGATTTGCTCAGCCGTCAATATCATCTTTACCTTATGGACGCCAGTTCTCATCGGTCAGGCCATCGATACGATGCTGGGGAAAGGCAAAGTCCATTTCCCCATCCTCTTTACGAAAATTGGTCTGATTGCCTTTTCGACGGCGATGACGGCTCTCTTTGGTTTATTAGTGGTGCGTTTCTCCAATAAGATGACCTACAATATCACCCGTGATTTACGTAATCAGCTCTTTGATAAATATCATCACTTACCATTATCTTTTATCGATTCCCATTCTCATGGTGATTTAATGGATCGTATGATTGCGGATATCGATCTGATTTCAGATGGTTTATTACAAGGCTTTACCAACTTATTTTCTGGGGTGGCCACAATTATTGGGACGATTGGGTTTATGTTAGCGATCAATGTCAAAGTAGCTTTAGTGGTTATTGTCTTAACCCCCTTATCACTCATTGTCTCATCTATGATTGCGACCCGTGTTTATAAATATTTCCAGGTGCAGTTAAAGATCCGTGGGGAATTATCTGGTTATGTCGAAGAAATGATCGGCTCCCAGAAAGTTGTCACGGCTTTCTTCCATGAAGAAGAAAACAAACAAGACTTTGATGAAATCAACCAGCGGTTATTTATTTCAGGAGTCAAATCGCAGTTCTTTGGCGCTTTAGTCAATCCTACAACACGTTTTGTCAATGCGATCGTTTATGGTTCCGTAGCCATCTTTGGTGCCTTCACGGTATTAAGCGGCGGCTTAACTGTTGGGGCCTTATCATCCTTCCTGACTTATGCCAACCAGTATACGAAACCATTCAATGATATTTCCAATGTCTTTACCCAGTTAGAAACAGCCTTAGCCTGCGCGGACCGTGTCTTTGATATCTTAGATCAGGATGATCTTGTTGAACCAAGTCAGCCGCAGATTGATGAAAACCCACGCGGCTCCATCCATATTAATGATTTAAAGTTCTCTTATACCCCATCCCAGCATTTGATTGAAGATTTCAATCTGCATGTCCATCCTGGTCAAACCATTGCCATTGTTGGTCCGACCGGCTGTGGGAAGACAACTTTAATCAACTTATTAATGCGTTTCTATGATCCTAAAGCAGGAGAAATCATGATTGATGGCATCAATACAATGAATATGCGTCGTCATGATTTACGTGCTATGTATGGGATGGTTTTACAGGATTCCTGGTTATTTAAAGGCACGATTAAAGACAATATTGCCTTCGGGTCTGATCATCCTACTGATGAAGCGATTATCGAAGCCGCGAAAAATGCCCATGCTCATAAATTCATTATGCAGTTAAAAGACGGCTATAATGCCATGTTATCAGAAGAAGGGTCTAACTTATCACAAGGCCAGCGTCAGTTATTATGCATTGCCCGGATTATGCTCGCCGATCCACCAATGTTAATACTAGATGAAGCGACCTCTTCAATCGATACGCGTACCGAAAGACAAATTCAGGATGCTTTTGATACGATGATGGAAGGACGTACAACTTTCATCGTCGCCCATCGTTTATCTACGATTCAGAAAGCCGATCAGATCGTCGTCATGCGTGATGGTCATATCGTGGAACAAGGGACGCATCAAAGCTTACTTAAGAAGAAAGGCTTCTATTCTAAGCTCTACTATTCACAGTTTGATACGACGCATATGTAA
- a CDS encoding LysR family transcriptional regulator has protein sequence MELKQMRYYVTIVEEGTISQAAKKLNMAQPPLSVQLKSLEEELGVELVIRGRRKLTLTEAGKLFYKRCQQVLNLIDLSVNEMKDIKKQTLRIGITSSNSALIQQKHILLFMRNHPNLNVRIKEGPTTEMIELLLAHDIDLGIVRTPFDASRVNVNYLSIDPMVAVGPASIVKDDMDHISDYRDYPLIVHRRYTSLISDYCLNAMQFTPNIHIQSDDCRTSLIWAETLGGVAIIPKTALTFVHPNIKTVILKDKELYTSVALISRRQEDLPLVTEEFMHLFTESD, from the coding sequence ATGGAACTTAAACAAATGCGTTACTACGTGACGATTGTCGAGGAAGGGACAATTTCTCAGGCTGCCAAGAAGCTAAATATGGCTCAGCCCCCTTTATCCGTCCAGTTAAAGTCTTTAGAAGAAGAGTTAGGGGTCGAACTGGTTATTCGTGGTCGTCGTAAATTAACTTTAACGGAGGCGGGCAAGCTTTTTTATAAACGCTGCCAGCAGGTATTAAACCTCATTGACCTCTCGGTCAATGAGATGAAGGATATTAAAAAACAAACGCTGAGAATTGGTATTACATCTTCCAACTCAGCGCTCATCCAGCAGAAACATATTCTTTTATTTATGCGTAATCACCCGAATCTCAATGTGCGCATCAAAGAAGGACCAACCACGGAAATGATTGAATTACTCTTGGCGCATGATATTGATTTGGGGATTGTCCGCACCCCTTTTGATGCCTCTCGCGTCAATGTCAATTATCTTTCCATTGATCCAATGGTAGCCGTTGGGCCGGCTTCCATTGTGAAAGATGATATGGATCATATCAGTGATTATCGCGACTATCCGCTGATCGTTCACCGTCGCTATACTTCACTTATTTCCGATTACTGCCTCAATGCGATGCAGTTTACACCGAATATTCATATTCAGAGTGATGACTGCCGTACTTCCTTAATATGGGCGGAAACCTTAGGCGGGGTGGCTATTATTCCAAAAACGGCTTTGACCTTTGTCCATCCGAATATCAAAACGGTCATTTTAAAAGACAAAGAACTCTACACATCCGTGGCTTTGATCTCCCGTCGTCAGGAAGATCTCCCCCTCGTGACGGAAGAGTTCATGCATTTATTTACAGAATCAGATTAA